The Candidatus Deferrimicrobium borealis DNA window AGGATAAGGACGTCAACTCCTGGGATGAATAGCAAGGGCCTGACCGGGACAGACCCTCCCCGCGGGTTCACGCTCGTCGAGCTCGCCGTCGTCCTGTTCGTGCTCGGCCTGGTGCTGTGGGTCGCCCTCCCGCGGCTCGCGCACGTCGGCGAGCCCGACCGCGACACGGTGTTCCGCTCGCTCTCCGCGGGTTCCGAGGCGGCGTACGACCTTTCCCTCTTCGAGAAGCGGGAGACCCGGCTCGTCCTGCACCCCACCGACGGGACGTACGAGTTCGTCCATCCGGACCGCCCGGCGGAGGCGAAGCGCACGCTGGAATTCGGGTCCCGCCTGTCGGTGACCGGGATCCTCATCGAGGGAGTGGATCGCCCGCTCGACATCCCCACGGAGATCCGGTATCTCCCCGGCGGGCGGGTCGCGGCGGCGCGCATCTTCCTTCGGGACGAAGGAGGCGGGAGCGCCCCTTCCCAATGGACCCTCCGCCTCAGCCCGTTCGACGGCTCGATCCGGATCCTCGAGGGGACGGTGCGGGAAGATGGGTGACCGCCGCGGGTTCACGCTGCTCGAGGTGCTGGTCTCCCTCGCCATCCTGTCGATCACGCTGCTCCTCGCATACCAGGTCCTCTCCGGCGCGATCGCCGCGGAGGACCGTTCCGAACGGTGGACCGTCGCCTCCTTCCTCGGGGAGTCTCTCGTCCGGGAGTCCACGGCCGCGTGGCCCGAAACCGGGGAAACGTCCGGAACGTTCGCGGCCCCGATGGAGGAGTACTCCTGGCAGCGCTCGATCCGTCCGGCGGCGCACCCCGACGCCCGGGAAGTCCACGTCACCGTCACCTGGTCCTCCGGCGGCGCGGAGGAGCACGTCTCCCTCGCCGGCGTCGCCGTCAAATGACGCGTCCGCCCGTCCGCCGCGGGGGATTCACCCTCCTCGAGATCCTGCTCGCCCTGTCGGTCCTCTCGGTCATCCTCCTGCTGCTGCTCTCGGCGTTCACGGGGGCGGCCAGGGTGCGCGAGACGCTCTCCTCGCGGGCGCGCGAATTCCGGCAGGTCCGCCTCGTCCTCGACCGGATCGGGACCGACCTGATCTGCGCCTTCGCGACCTCGGCGCGGGAGGAGTCCGCGCTCTCCCTGCGCGAGGATCAACTCTCCGGGCTGCCGGCGGCGACGCTCACCTTCACGGCCTTCCAGCTTCCCGACGGGGATAGCGGCCACCCCCCCGCGGAAATCGTCAAGATCCGGTATTTCCCGAAGATCGGGGCCGACGGCGTCACCCTCGATCTGCACCGGGAGCAATCCGACCTCCCGTTCCTCGAGAACAAGATCCCCCTCAGGGAATCCCCGGTGGCGGATCGGT harbors:
- a CDS encoding type II secretion system protein GspJ, with amino-acid sequence MTRPPVRRGGFTLLEILLALSVLSVILLLLLSAFTGAARVRETLSSRAREFRQVRLVLDRIGTDLICAFATSAREESALSLREDQLSGLPAATLTFTAFQLPDGDSGHPPAEIVKIRYFPKIGADGVTLDLHREQSDLPFLENKIPLRESPVADRLRAFRVEAFDGTTWVTAWPAGGGSKTALPKKVAVTLMGARGETYRREVPIRLAGQEGGVTWSGRRSAGKP
- a CDS encoding prepilin-type N-terminal cleavage/methylation domain-containing protein, giving the protein MNSKGLTGTDPPRGFTLVELAVVLFVLGLVLWVALPRLAHVGEPDRDTVFRSLSAGSEAAYDLSLFEKRETRLVLHPTDGTYEFVHPDRPAEAKRTLEFGSRLSVTGILIEGVDRPLDIPTEIRYLPGGRVAAARIFLRDEGGGSAPSQWTLRLSPFDGSIRILEGTVREDG
- a CDS encoding prepilin-type N-terminal cleavage/methylation domain-containing protein codes for the protein MGDRRGFTLLEVLVSLAILSITLLLAYQVLSGAIAAEDRSERWTVASFLGESLVRESTAAWPETGETSGTFAAPMEEYSWQRSIRPAAHPDAREVHVTVTWSSGGAEEHVSLAGVAVK